A single region of the Streptomyces sp. NBC_00425 genome encodes:
- a CDS encoding VCBS repeat-containing protein translates to MASVHTARRRLGACVATVLAVTVGAGLPAAPAAVADPAATTAPVASTGAVATTAGEADLPLGADVVSTGDTGYLTSRVDDSGGRVLEWHRYADGSVLPISTGAVGHDSASDVVVTGDGGGTVHLRDMREGAAWSASYDLATEFAPGATLVGVVGDSLFVKVPTGSGGYQELWQLSHVDGVSRKTKRSANPYSTDFKVVASTSDVLIVLSSNRVFPSSSTFRTEYWKTRTTLDGDAVIESGSRANIAPWTQASTGARTADYEAWVEYRAGATELVVEGTRVHRRFALDSSLSGAVIAGITRDTLLYGAPGRAADGTPSPLYARSVTDSTAAPYTLLEHFSSVAHAPDGSLLVRGATADTDGLFRVREGDGGLPGLTLVADTGRLKAVEVTGSTVPTAVSLEKPGTTVPLEWTLSRANATVDLTLTHTATGGKLTERLSRPASDGRFGFVWNGLLDGVSAPNGAYTWQITATPADGVGAPATARGSIQVSRRADPHDFTDNGSTDVLARDASGVLWRDDLFDWSSDGRVTVARRTRVGSGWQAYNQIAAVGNIAGTPTGDLVARDAAGVLWMYQGNGRGGFATRVKVSAGWQSYKKITGGSDLTGDGRPDLLAADASGVLWLHKNTGSSSAPFAARVRLGGGWQIYDRITAVGDIAGSTAGDLVARDTAGVLWMYQGNGKGGFTARVRIGSGWKAFAHLVAAGDVDADGRPDLIAHGPNGTYVYRSTGSATAPLGRLTTDLYTGEGARFDTVL, encoded by the coding sequence TTGGCTTCCGTACACACCGCCCGACGCCGACTCGGCGCCTGCGTCGCCACCGTTCTCGCCGTGACGGTCGGCGCCGGACTGCCGGCCGCTCCCGCGGCCGTGGCCGATCCCGCCGCGACGACCGCTCCCGTCGCGTCGACCGGGGCCGTCGCCACCACCGCCGGCGAGGCGGATCTGCCCCTCGGGGCCGACGTCGTCAGCACCGGCGACACCGGCTACCTCACCTCCCGGGTGGACGACTCCGGAGGCAGGGTTCTGGAGTGGCACAGGTACGCCGACGGCTCGGTGCTGCCGATCAGCACGGGCGCCGTGGGTCACGACAGCGCCTCCGACGTCGTCGTGACCGGCGACGGCGGCGGCACGGTCCATCTGCGGGACATGCGCGAAGGCGCGGCCTGGTCCGCGTCCTACGACCTCGCGACCGAGTTCGCCCCCGGCGCGACACTCGTCGGAGTGGTCGGGGACAGCCTCTTCGTGAAGGTTCCGACCGGCAGCGGGGGCTACCAGGAGCTGTGGCAGCTCTCCCACGTCGACGGCGTCTCCCGGAAGACGAAACGCTCGGCCAACCCCTACAGCACGGACTTCAAGGTCGTCGCGTCCACGAGCGACGTGCTGATCGTCCTGAGCAGCAACCGGGTCTTCCCCAGCTCGTCGACCTTCCGGACCGAGTACTGGAAGACGCGCACGACCCTCGACGGCGACGCGGTGATCGAGTCGGGCAGCAGGGCGAACATCGCCCCGTGGACCCAGGCCTCCACGGGCGCCCGCACCGCCGACTACGAGGCATGGGTCGAGTACCGGGCCGGCGCCACCGAACTCGTCGTGGAGGGAACGCGCGTCCACCGCAGGTTCGCCCTGGACAGCTCCCTGAGCGGCGCCGTCATCGCCGGCATCACCAGGGACACCCTGCTCTACGGGGCCCCGGGCAGGGCGGCCGACGGGACGCCGAGCCCGCTGTACGCCCGGAGCGTCACCGACTCCACGGCCGCGCCGTACACCCTGCTGGAGCACTTCTCCAGCGTGGCCCACGCGCCGGACGGCAGCCTGCTCGTGCGCGGCGCCACGGCCGACACCGACGGACTGTTCCGCGTCCGGGAGGGCGACGGCGGCCTGCCGGGCCTCACCCTCGTGGCGGACACGGGCCGGCTCAAGGCCGTCGAGGTGACCGGGTCGACGGTGCCCACCGCGGTGAGCCTGGAGAAGCCGGGCACCACGGTCCCGCTGGAGTGGACGCTGTCCCGCGCGAACGCCACCGTGGACCTCACGCTCACCCACACGGCCACCGGCGGGAAGCTCACCGAGCGCCTGTCCCGGCCGGCCTCCGACGGCCGCTTCGGCTTCGTCTGGAACGGCCTCCTGGACGGCGTCAGCGCCCCGAACGGCGCCTACACCTGGCAGATCACCGCCACCCCGGCCGACGGCGTCGGCGCCCCGGCGACCGCCCGGGGGAGCATCCAGGTCTCGCGCCGGGCCGACCCGCACGACTTCACCGACAACGGCTCCACGGACGTCCTCGCCCGGGACGCCTCGGGCGTGCTGTGGCGGGACGACCTCTTCGACTGGTCGTCGGACGGCCGGGTGACCGTGGCCAGGCGGACGAGGGTCGGCAGCGGTTGGCAGGCCTACAACCAGATCGCGGCCGTGGGGAACATCGCCGGCACCCCGACGGGCGACCTCGTCGCGCGCGACGCCGCCGGCGTCCTGTGGATGTACCAGGGCAACGGCAGGGGCGGCTTCGCCACGCGCGTCAAGGTCAGCGCCGGCTGGCAGTCCTACAAGAAGATCACCGGTGGCAGCGACCTCACCGGGGACGGCCGACCGGACCTCCTCGCCGCCGACGCCTCCGGCGTCCTGTGGCTCCACAAGAACACCGGCAGCTCGTCCGCCCCCTTCGCCGCCCGCGTCCGGCTCGGCGGCGGCTGGCAGATCTACGACCGGATCACCGCCGTCGGCGACATCGCGGGCAGCACGGCCGGCGACCTCGTGGCCCGTGACACCGCCGGCGTCCTGTGGATGTACCAGGGCAACGGCAAGGGCGGCTTCACCGCCCGGGTCAGGATCGGTTCCGGCTGGAAGGCCTTCGCGCACCTCGTCGCCGCCGGCGACGTCGACGCCGACGGCCGCCCCGACCTGATCGCCCACGGCCCGAACGGCACGTACGTCTACCGCTCGACCGGCTCGGCCACAGCGCCGCTCGGCCGGCTGACGACCGACCTCTACACGGGCGAGGGCGCCAGGTTCGACACCGTCCTCTGA
- a CDS encoding class I SAM-dependent methyltransferase: protein MTDDIAGPPASDIPSGILAAADGYLGDPAVRAEWDDRYADRHQLWSGRPNGALVAEVAGLTPGRVLDVGCGEGADAVWLARGGWDVTALEVSGVALERAAGHARDAGVTVRWVHAELTEAALPPASFDLVSAQYPALLRTPGAAAERALLAAVAPGGVLLLVHHAGMDEQQPHDSGFDPADYVWPSMVAALLDDDWCVEADERRPRVAPEGGAGAHHHDDVVLRARRLR, encoded by the coding sequence GTGACCGACGACATCGCAGGACCCCCCGCGTCCGACATCCCCTCCGGCATCCTTGCGGCCGCCGACGGCTACCTCGGAGACCCCGCCGTGCGGGCGGAGTGGGACGACCGGTACGCCGACCGGCACCAGTTGTGGAGCGGCCGGCCCAACGGCGCCCTCGTCGCCGAGGTCGCCGGGCTCACACCCGGGCGGGTGCTCGACGTCGGCTGCGGCGAGGGCGCGGACGCCGTCTGGCTCGCGCGCGGCGGCTGGGACGTGACCGCGCTCGAGGTCTCGGGCGTCGCGCTGGAGCGGGCGGCGGGGCACGCGCGGGACGCCGGCGTCACCGTTCGCTGGGTGCACGCCGAACTCACCGAAGCGGCGCTCCCGCCGGCCTCCTTCGACCTGGTCTCCGCGCAGTACCCGGCCCTGCTGCGCACCCCCGGCGCCGCAGCCGAGCGGGCGCTGCTCGCGGCCGTCGCGCCGGGCGGCGTGCTGCTGCTCGTCCACCACGCGGGGATGGACGAGCAGCAGCCCCACGACAGCGGCTTCGACCCCGCCGACTACGTCTGGCCCTCGATGGTCGCCGCTCTGCTCGACGACGACTGGTGCGTGGAGGCGGACGAGCGGCGGCCACGGGTGGCCCCCGAGGGCGGCGCCGGCGCGCACCACCACGACGACGTGGTGCTCCGGGCCCGCCGACTGCGCTGA
- a CDS encoding YrdB family protein, with protein sequence MITVALAYNPVMLGLRFMLELAALGSFALWAWRTTASPWRWILVVAVPVVIGWAWGAFAVSGDEARSGDTEVETPGPVRLVLELAVFLGAVAALHTAHMRRTAIWGLAILVLFHVASYDRIWWLLTH encoded by the coding sequence GTGATAACCGTTGCCCTGGCCTACAACCCGGTCATGCTCGGTCTCCGGTTCATGCTCGAACTGGCTGCCCTGGGTTCGTTCGCGTTGTGGGCCTGGCGGACGACGGCGTCCCCGTGGCGCTGGATCCTGGTCGTCGCCGTACCCGTCGTCATCGGCTGGGCATGGGGGGCCTTCGCCGTCTCGGGCGACGAGGCGCGTTCCGGGGACACCGAGGTCGAGACTCCTGGACCGGTGCGGTTGGTGCTCGAACTCGCCGTCTTCCTCGGTGCCGTGGCTGCATTGCACACGGCTCACATGCGGCGCACCGCGATCTGGGGCCTGGCGATTCTGGTCCTCTTCCACGTCGCCTCGTACGACCGGATCTGGTGGCTCCTCACCCACTGA